In the genome of Balearica regulorum gibbericeps isolate bBalReg1 chromosome 14, bBalReg1.pri, whole genome shotgun sequence, the window ATGACATAAATCTGCCATGGGGACAAAAGGGACAGTCAGcggctcctcctgcctggctaCACAGCCCTCTGCCTTCTGCGGGGGCcgcagggctctgctggggtACAAGGCCCTGCACAGAGGGCACAGCTACCCACACACGGGGCTGCGGTGGGCTGCGGGCAGCCACCCCACTCACCAGCAGGTCTGTGCTGCCCAGATACTTCCTCCAATACGGGCGGATGGAGCGCTGCCCCCCGATATCCCAGACATTTAGCTTGAAGCCGTGCGAGTGGACGCTCTTTATGTTGAAGCCCTGTGCGGGGACACGAACCCTGGCATCACCCAAGGGGAGGGTAGGACCTGCCACCCTCCCGCTGCTCatgctccccagcagcacctaCCTGGGTGGGCATGATGGTGCTGACCTCCTCAGATGCCAGGCGTTTCAGCAGTGTGGTCTTCCCTGCGTTGTCCAGCCCCAGCAGGACGATACGGAGCTCCTGCTCCGGGGAACCTTTCAGCCTCTGgatgatggagagcagcccctgGGGCTGCGGGGTGCGGGGGGAGCCCTGCGGGGTGCCGGGTCGCTGCAGAGCACCCTCATTTCGGAGGGGGGGACTGGGTGCCCTATTAGCCATGTGTACCCTGTGTCTATGCCCTGAGCAAACTCCAGGGCTTGGCTCCCAAGGTGTCCAGGCTCAGGGTGGCCCCACAGCAGATCCGCCCAGCCCCaatccaccccccccccccctcccccgccatgtgctgtccctgccctgggatccctgccagctcctgggtgtgatggggggacagggacagggtaAAGCcctgggcctgggcctgggcctgggcctgctctgccagcctgcCCAGCATTGCAGGCGGCAGCATCTGCCCAGCGCAGGCAGGATGTCACCGGACCCTGCTTACCTTCTGCACATCACCCATGGTCTGGGAGTCGCTCCGGCCCGCAGCACGGCTGGGGACCTGCCAGGGGCTTGTCCCTGGGGCCCGCCGGCGGCTGCGTGACTGGCATGGACCCCATCCCCGGGGGAGGAAGAGGATTACGGGCTCCAGAATTAGCTACTGTTTCTCTATTTACCCACAGCATTAAATAATGCCCCTGGCAAATCCCCCAGCCAGCTGTCGCCCCGCCGTCGCCTACCCCCAGGATAAACCAGgtcctgctgggctggggcacTGGAGCATGGGGCATCCCTCTCCCCACAGAGCCAGACTTGGGCTCAGGGATGGCAGCGCAGCGGGAGGATGCAGTACCCCGGCACCACAGGCATCACTGCGGGCAGAGCGTGGCGGTGGGATGGAGCTGTGCAGCCGGTGTGTGATCCTGGGAGAGGcactgcagccccagcctctgAAGGGGGATGTTGCTAGCTgcccaggcagcagaggcaggctgcaggcatgGCTGTGTCCCAGTGCACAGGGCTGGCACAGATTTCCATGCAAGGGGTGATGTCTGAGCAGATCCCCATGTGCAGGGTGAGGCGACaccagcagctgggagctgcccccTCGGAGGGTGGCAGGAGCTAACGCTGAGGCTGGAGCTGCTCAAGGCCACGtcagctgctgccacagctccCCGCTGCCGTCCGAAGGAAACCACCGGGCCCTGGAGTGCATCAGGGCTGCGTTGTCGGCAGCTGGAGGTCGGGGATGGCACAGGACAGGGGTCCAGAGGGGCAGAGgcaccttccccagcagcccacCCCAGCCCGGGTAGGGAGAGGGGCTCGTCCATTCACTATTTggattaaatatattaattaagCAATGTCTTTGATTCTTGCATGCCGCAGTTCGGTCCTCGGATCAGGTTTCCTAGCAGAGAGGCTATCCTTGTGGTGAGGACCGTGAGTCACGCACTCTTGgtgagacatttttatttataactcCCATTGCAAAGCCAAGCCAAACAACACAGCTACACTCCAacaaagggaaggggagaagcaggatcgtcccccaccccactgctgctctgtgccacggcagggagcagaggggcagcagcGGGAGCCACCCTCCACTCCCCCCTGCCTGCAGACCCTGCCAGCACTGTGGCTGCTAATGCCACACTGCCTTTGTGCATGCTCACGGTGGGaacacttcatttttctctgcatagATCTGCACCCAACTTAATGTTAGGGTTCTGCTTTTGATAGGTTAATCACCCACCTTACGTCCCAGTTATTAGCATTTCCATGAGTGGGTTGCCATGGTGCTCTGCGGTTTATCCTGTAACTGTTAGTTACTTATGTTTCCTAACAAATATCCTAAAATATCCTTGACTGGTTTGTGGTTGCTGATGAACATGGAACCCAGACCTGAGAGATGGGCAAAACTGCTTAGGCATCAGTTTGGTGACTCCAAGCTGCACGTCCACCGCTCCTCTCTGCCAGGCTCTGCCGGCATCCGTGGTGCAGGCAGCTCTCCCTGAGCACTGGCCgctaacagcagcagcagcagcagcagcagcagtgcgGCCCTGGGGGCCACTCCCAGACCCACTGCTTGGCAGgaggctggcaggcagctgtgtgCCCGGCCGGGCATCACCATggcaagcagcagcaggctggtgGAGGGGTGCACTGGGTGTGCTGATGCCCCCCGCCCCTGCACCCCCCTTTCCTGGGGTGATGTGATGCTCGGGAGGAGCCCCCTCaggctgcccaggctgctgggagTGGTGGCGGTGGGTGGTGACCCCGAGGCACCACAGGCCGTGGTGGTGACAGGGACTGAGTGGGATGGGGATAGGGATTGGGATGGAGgttgggatggggatggggatgtaGATGAGGGATGGCAAGAGGGATGCAGATGGGGATTGGGTCACGGATGTGGATGTATATGGAGACGGGGGTaaggatggggatggagatgtGGATGGAAATGGGGACaggaatggggatggggacggggatgcAGGCGGGGCCGCGGCGCCTCCTGGCCGGGAGCCGGTGCCGGTGCCCACCGGGGCGGGGCCAGGgccggtggcggcggcggcgcggggcgggagggcggctccgctcccccccccgctgcgGTCTCGGTTCCCATGGCGACACTTCCTGTGGCAGCCGAAAGCGGTAGTGCCGAGgagcgccgggccgggccgggccgggcgagccgcgccgccggccggggatgctgcggggcCGCGGGCCGCGCCGGTAGCGAGCtcggccgtgccgtgccgtgccaggCATGCAGGGCAAGGCCAAGCTGCTGCTGGTCCACAACGGCCGCATGGTGAGTCCCGGCCCGGGGCGCCGGTCTCCATCCCTCGGGGCTGCCCCGCCCGGCGGCGCGGCGTGGGGCCGGgtagcaggcaggcagaggggtgTGGAGAGGATAACGGGCAGGCAGAGCGTGCGGGGCTGGGTagcaggcagggtgctgtgcAGCTGGGTactgggcaggcagaggggcgTGGGGTGGGC includes:
- the LOC104629545 gene encoding ADP-ribosylation factor-like protein 3 isoform X1, which translates into the protein MGDVQKGSPRTPQPQGLLSIIQRLKGSPEQELRIVLLGLDNAGKTTLLKRLASEEVSTIMPTQGFNIKSVHSHGFKLNVWDIGGQRSIRPYWRKYLGSTDLLIYVIDSADQKRFEETGQELAELTEEESLMGVPLLVFANKQDLVTAAPAAEIAEGLSLHTYRDREWQIQACSALSGEGVQDGMNWISSQIMNRKK
- the LOC104629545 gene encoding ADP-ribosylation factor-like protein 3 isoform X2, which produces MGDVQKGLLSIIQRLKGSPEQELRIVLLGLDNAGKTTLLKRLASEEVSTIMPTQGFNIKSVHSHGFKLNVWDIGGQRSIRPYWRKYLGSTDLLIYVIDSADQKRFEETGQELAELTEEESLMGVPLLVFANKQDLVTAAPAAEIAEGLSLHTYRDREWQIQACSALSGEGVQDGMNWISSQIMNRKK